TGTCGCCCCTTCATACCGACGAATGAGAGAAGTATCGACCCCATAGCTTGAGAGCAACTCCAACAGGAATGTACCATCCTCACCGATCTTTCCTGCATGAAAAACCTCAGCACCAGCTTTAGCGATGGCAGCACTCTGGTTTGCACCCTTACCCCCGGCACTTTTGATGAGAGACGTGCTCTGTAGTGTCTCCCCGCCTTTTACGATGTGGTCTACCGTGAAAATCAAATCAATATTGACAGAACCATAATTCAGAAATCGCATTTTTCCTCCTATAACAACGGGGCGGCCAGTTTCAGGACCATCCCGGCAAGCTTCTTTATCCACGAGCGGTTCTTTACGAAATTCAGGGTGATCAGTCTACTGACATCCAGGGTTTTTCGTATATCATCATGTACTTTCTGCACGACAGAAGATCCATAAAACGCCACCCCGTTCTCAAAGTGCAAGTAGAAAGAGCGATAATCCATGTTAATCGTACCAATAATGGCAACCCGATCATCACTTACGAACATTTTTGCATGCAGGAACCCTGGTATGTATTCATAGATCTTCACCCCCGACTCCAGCAGAGGCCGATAATTTTCCCTGGTGACCGCAAACACATACCATTTATCAGGCTTATGGGGAGTGATAATGCGGACATCAACGCCACTTTGGGCGGCAATCTTCAGTGCAGTGAGCATCTCATTATCCAGGATGAGATAGGGAGTTGTGATCCAGACATACTTTTTGGCCATGCTGATAATCTGGATATAGGCATTTTCTGCAACATTCTCATTATCCAAGGGGTTATCAGCGAAAGGCTGGACAAATCCATCCGTTTTACAGGTTATGGTGGGGCGATATGCATAGTAATCCACGGGCCGCCCGATAGAGAAAGCCCAGAGTTGGAGAAACATCTGGGTGAGACTCCAAACAGCATCTCCCCTAAGTTTAACCGCAGTATCTTTCCAATGCCCAAATCTTATTTTTCGGTTGGCATACTCATCGGCAATATTCATCCCACCGGTGTAGCCCACATTGCCATCAACTACCAAGACTTTACGGTGGTCGCGACTGTTCGAGCGGCTATTCAAGTGAGCCTTCAATGGGTTGAAGGCAACTACCTCAAGCCCAAGTGAACGAAGTTTACGGTCGTAGTGGGAAGGGATATCGAAAATGGAGCCTACATCATCGTACATGAGACAGACCCGAACCCCCTGCATGCGCTTCTCAAGTAGTACAGCGAGCACAGAGTCCCAGACCTCTCCCTCCCCAATGATAAAGAACTCAAGAAAAATAAAGCTCTTGGCCTTTTTCAGCTCAACCAGGACATCCTTTATCCAGTCTTCTCCACTTGCGAAGTATTCAACTTCGGTATTGCCCCACACTGGATATGAGCTGATATGTGCAATGTACTGTGCTTGCCGTGCAAGTGTTCTTGAATAGGCAGAAAGAGCTTTCATCGGAAGAAGGTTGCTATAGGCTCCTCCGGCCATGCCTCGTAGGTTGAGCTCTTCCAGTCTTTCCAGTCGTGCACGAAGGCGAGCATTGAGCCCACGAGTACCGAAGAGGATATAGAACAAGCCACCATAAACAGGAATGGTCATGAAAATAAGCATCCAGCCGATCTTATATGCAGGGTTGAGATCTCGGACGACTACAACAAGAGCCATCATGATGGAAAGGCCTGAGAGGAATTGAATCCAAAGAGCATCATTTTGGGCAAACCCAAAGATGTTGATAAGGATGGCAATTTGGAGAGAGATGAGAACGAGGGAGATAAAGAGTCTGCCCGTGAAGAACTTCAGTAATTTTCGAAACATGGCTGCTCTCCCCCTTGGCAGAAGAGTATAACATTTCGGCCCTAGCTAGGCAAAGCCTACTCCTTGGGCATCGAGAACTCACATCCGCAATAGTGCTGGCGATAGAGCCCCAACTCCTTACTTAGGCGAACACTCTTTTCAAAACCGCCTTTCTTCTTGAAATCAATCTGCTCAAACCCAGGAAATTGTTCTCCTACGCTGAATATTAGTTTACTGTTCTTGAAACGGCTGACCGTCAAGGTGGTTGTAAAATGCTTGAAACCCAGTTCTTCAGCCTTGGCTGAGGCTTCCCTCAAGTTGTAAGCGAAACAGAGGCTGCATCGGGTTTCCCCTTCCCTCTCCCCTTCATGGCCTTTTACACTCTCCAACCAACGTTCATGGTCGTAGTGTTCATGGATTACCTTCAAGGAGTAGGTATGGGCTACTTCAACCAGAGCCTTATAACGCCTCTCGGCCTCTTCCATTGGATAAATATTACTATTTGAAAAGTACAGGACAGGGTTCCAGCCCTCCTCAAGCAGTCTCTCGATGCTGGCAGTACTGCAGGGCCCACAACAGGCATGTACCAGAATGTCATTCTCTTCCATATGCTCAGCATACGGCAAACCATTATGAACTTGCAACCACTTGCCTTTCTGTGTAGAGTACAACCGTTGAAGGGAGGTCCCAACACTATGAATCGAAAGAAGAACCTTGGCTTATGGATTAC
This sequence is a window from uncultured Sphaerochaeta sp.. Protein-coding genes within it:
- the cls gene encoding cardiolipin synthase, whose amino-acid sequence is MFRKLLKFFTGRLFISLVLISLQIAILINIFGFAQNDALWIQFLSGLSIMMALVVVVRDLNPAYKIGWMLIFMTIPVYGGLFYILFGTRGLNARLRARLERLEELNLRGMAGGAYSNLLPMKALSAYSRTLARQAQYIAHISSYPVWGNTEVEYFASGEDWIKDVLVELKKAKSFIFLEFFIIGEGEVWDSVLAVLLEKRMQGVRVCLMYDDVGSIFDIPSHYDRKLRSLGLEVVAFNPLKAHLNSRSNSRDHRKVLVVDGNVGYTGGMNIADEYANRKIRFGHWKDTAVKLRGDAVWSLTQMFLQLWAFSIGRPVDYYAYRPTITCKTDGFVQPFADNPLDNENVAENAYIQIISMAKKYVWITTPYLILDNEMLTALKIAAQSGVDVRIITPHKPDKWYVFAVTRENYRPLLESGVKIYEYIPGFLHAKMFVSDDRVAIIGTINMDYRSFYLHFENGVAFYGSSVVQKVHDDIRKTLDVSRLITLNFVKNRSWIKKLAGMVLKLAAPLL
- a CDS encoding epoxyqueuosine reductase QueH is translated as MEENDILVHACCGPCSTASIERLLEEGWNPVLYFSNSNIYPMEEAERRYKALVEVAHTYSLKVIHEHYDHERWLESVKGHEGEREGETRCSLCFAYNLREASAKAEELGFKHFTTTLTVSRFKNSKLIFSVGEQFPGFEQIDFKKKGGFEKSVRLSKELGLYRQHYCGCEFSMPKE